Proteins encoded together in one Urocitellus parryii isolate mUroPar1 chromosome 3, mUroPar1.hap1, whole genome shotgun sequence window:
- the Ssbp1 gene encoding single-stranded DNA-binding protein, mitochondrial produces the protein MFRRPVLQVLHQFVRHESEVASSFVLERSLNRVQLLGRVGQDPVLRQAEGKNPVTIFSLATNEMWRSGESEEYQMGDISQKTTWHRISVFRPGLRDVAYQYVKKGSRIYVEGKIDYGEYMDKNNVRRQATTIIADNIIFLSDQTREKA, from the exons atGTTTCGAAGACCTGTATTACAG GTACTTCATCAGTTTGTAAGACATGAGTCTGAAGTAGCAAGCAGTTTTGTTCTTGAAAGAT ctCTGAATCGTGTGCAGTTACTTGGGCGAGTAGGTCAGGACCCGGTCCTGAGACAGGCAGAAGGGAAAAATCCAGTAACAATATTTTCTCTAGCAACAAATGAGATGTGGCGATCAGGGGAGAGCGAAGAATACCAAATGG GTGACATCAGTCAAAAGACAACATGGCATAGAATATCAGTATTTCGGCCAGGCCTTAGAGATGTGGCATATCAGTATGTGAAAAAGGG GTCTCGAATTTATGTGGAAGGAAAAATAGACTATGGTGAAtacatggataaaaataatgtgaggCGACAAGCAACAACAATCATAGCTG
- the Wee2 gene encoding wee1-like protein kinase 2 — MDDSGVNKEPNQKLNFSFSEEETESEEQKNVQKYGETQSPSPEIGEAQDSVASSTPPTTPPSNIQERSTSQEKGEGSPELILRTPESASPKCPATPAPTAKRSRLQHGDSPSTPKSLVGPPEISSTGKLLPRSSKHLRHTFVPLMDESTSLALVNINPFTPESYRRSFLQGKRKTRGNVEEAGSEEGKLEGLPAKKSVLQETNMASRYEKEFLEVEKIGVGEFGTVYKCIKRLDGCVYAIKRSTKPFTELSNENLSLHEVYAHAVLGHHPHVVRYYSSWAEDDHVIIQNEYCNGGSLQAAISENTKSGKHFQEPKLKDILLQISLGLKYIHNSGMVHLDIKPSNIFICHKMQSDSPGLPKEVENEADWFLSASEIYKIGDLGHVTSVSKPKVEEGDIRFLANEILQEDYRHLPKADIFALGLTIAVAAGAGELPSNGSAWHSIREGNFPDVPQELSEDFHNLLKKMIHPDPAERPSAAALSRNGVLWPSLGNTQELQKQLKLEKSKMAILERKLRETQQALSSMEDAHHSDPEISGAHTGSRRKKHLVGRKTTKSSSFTCGESSP; from the exons ATGGATGACAGCGGTGTTAACAAAGAGCCAAACCAGAAACTAAACTTTTCCTTTAGTGAAGAAGAGACTGAAAGTGAAGAGCAGAAAAACGTACAAAAATATGGGGAGACCCAGAGCCCAAGTCCAGAGATAGGTGAGGCCCAGGACTCAGTGGCTTCTTCGACTCCTCCCA CGACTCCTCCCAGCAACATACAGGAACGCAGCACATCTCAGGAGAAAGGTGAGGGAAGCCCAGAGCTAATTCTTCGGACTCCAGAGTCAGCTTCTCCCAAATGTCCTGCTACCCCAGCACCAACAGCCAAGAGGAGCAGGCTGCAGCATGGTGACAGCCCCTCCACCCCCAAG AGCCTGGTGGGCCCACCCGAGATTTCTTCAACAGGGAAGCTTCTTCCCCGAAGTTCTAAGCATTTGAGACACACATTTGTTCCCCTCATGGATGAGAGCACCTCACTGGCTCTGGTCAATATTAATCCATTCACCCCAGAGTCCTATAGACGATCATTCCTTCAAGGCAAGAGGAAGACCCGAGGAAATGT tgaGGAAGCTGGCTCAGAGGAAGGCAAATTGGAAGGGCTGCCTGCCAAG aaaagtgtTCTGCAAGAAACTAACATGGCTTCCCGCTATGAAAAGGAATTCTTGGAGGTAGAAAAAATCGGGGTTGGAGAATTTGGTACAGTCTACAAGTGCATTAAGAGGCTGGATGGATGTGTTTATGCAATAAAGCGCTCTACAAAACCTTTTACAGAATTGTCAAATGA GAACTTGAGTTTGCATGAAGTTTATGCTCATGCAGTGCTTGGGCATCACCCGCATGTGGTACGTTATTATTCCTCATGGGCAGAAGATGACCACGTGATCATTCAGAATGAATATTGCAATG GCGGGAGCTTGCAAGCTGCTATATCTGAAAACACTAAGTCTGGTAAACATTTCCAAGAACCAAAGCTCAAAGACATTCTTCTGCAGATTTCCTTGGGGCTTAAGTATATCCACAACTCTGGCATGGTACACCTGGACATCAAACCTA GTAACATCTTTATTTGCCATAAAATGCAAAGTGACTCTCCTGGACTCCCAAAAGAGGTTGAAAATGAAGCTGATTGGTTTCTCTCTGCAAGTGAGATATACAAAATTG gtgaccTGGGTCATGTGACATCAGTAAGCAAACCtaaagtagaagaaggagataTTCGATTCCTGGCTAATGAGATTTTGCAAGAG GATTATCGACACCTTCCCAAAGCAGACATATTCGCTTTGGGATTAACAATTGCAGTGGCTGCAGGAGCAGGGGAATTACCCTCCAATGGCAGCGCGTGGCATTCTATCCGCGAGGGCAACTTTCCAGATGTTCCTCAGGAGCTCTCAGAAGACTTTCACAATTTGCTCAAG AAAATGATCCACCCTGATCCAGCTGAGAGACCTTCTGCAGCAGCTCTGTCCAGAAATGGAGTTCTCTGGCCTTCCCTGGGGAACACACAGGAGCTCCAGAAGCAGCTGAAGTTGGAAAAGTCCAAGATGGCCATACTGGAAAG GAAACTGAGAGAAACCCAGCAGGCCTTGTCCTCTATGGAAGACGCCCACCATAGTGACCCTGAGATCTCTGGGGCTCACACaggatcaagaagaaaaaaacacctgGTGGGAAGAAAGACTACAAAGTCTTCAAGCTTTACCTGTGGGGAATCTTCTCCATAA